The DNA sequence GCGCGGTCGATCTCGCCGGCGATCCGCTCGTAGCGGCCGACGGCCGGGGTGCCCTCCAGGAAGCCCTGGTTCCAGCGGTGCACCAGGGAGAGGTCGGCGCCGCCGCCCGTCATGAAGGCCCGTACGAGGTTCAGCGTCGTGGTGGACGCCTCGTACATGGTGCGCAGGCGCTGCGGGTCGGGGCGGCGGTCGGCCTCCGTGAAGGCATGGCCGTTGACGGCGTCGCCCCGGTAGGAGGGCAGGGCCATCCCTTCGCGGACCTCGGTGCCGCTGGAGCGGGGCTTGGCGTACTGACCGGCGAGCCGGCCGACCTTGACCACCGGCAGGGACGAACCGTGGGTGAGGACGACGGCCATCTGCAGCAGGGTGCGCAGCTTGCCCTCGACCGCCGGGGCCGTGTTGCCCGCGAAGGTCTCGGCGCAGTCGCCGCCCTGGAGCAGGAAGGCCTCGCCGCGGGCGACCGCACCGAGCTGGTCGCGCAGCCGGTCGCATTCCGCGGCGTACACCAGCGGCGGGGCGTTCTTCAGATGCGCGGCGACCTGGTCGAGTTCTTCGTGATCGGGCCAGTCCGGCTGCTGCGCGGCCGGACGGGAACGCCAGGAATCGATTGCCGACGTGTGAGATGAATTTGTGATCATATCCGCCTCGAATGGACTGTGTGACGTGCTTGTGCCGCTACTCAATAGGTGTTGGCTGAAACTGGTCAAGCGTTTCTCGAAGTGGTCCGCATCCCGAATCCCCGATTGGTCTGGCTACATTTACCGACCTGATGATTTGCTGCACACGTCCCGCTACGGGTCGAGGCGAGTAAGGAAAACTGGATGCCAACAGTGAATGTAAGAATCCGGACGACGGCGCTTCCGGCGTCGCACGCACCCCTGGATCTCTACACACGGCTGGGCTCCCAGCTCGGCACCGACCAGGTCTTCCTGTTCGAGCACCCGGTCGGATCCGAACCGGGCCGGATGGCCGCCCTGGTGGGCTGGGGCCGGCTGTTGCAGCTGCGCGTGTACGCCAACCGGGTCGAGATCGACGGGCTCGCGTCCCTGACCGCCCTGGCGCGGGCCGCCGCGGCGGCCGCCGGGCTCCGGGAGGACGACGTGGGCGGTGCCTGGCGCGGCCCCTCGCCGAGCTTTTGGGAGCTGCTGCGGGCCACCCAGCGGCTCTTCGAGCTGGAGGGCGAGAGCCCGTGCGACGGCTTCTCCTTCGGCTTCGTCACCGTCATCGGCTACGGCGCGGCCGGGCACATGGAGCGGCTGCGCGCGGACACCGACCCCGCCAAGGCCGACATCACGCTGACGCTGTTCCGCACCACCGCGCACTACGCGGCCGCCGGGGAGCCTCCCGTCCTGGTGCACGCCGCCGCCGACGGCTGGCCCGCGGCGCCCGAGGTGGACCTGAGCCCGCTGGTCGGCGCGGACGAGCCGGTGCCCGCCCCGGAGGTGTACGAGGTGCGGGACTCCATGGAGCGGGAGGACTTCCTGCACCGGGTGAGGCGGTGTCTGGCGCACATCGCCGACGGCGAGGTGGACCAGATCCAGGTCGGCCACCGCATCGACGTACGGTCCTCGCTGTCCCCCGTGGACGTCTACCGGCGGCTGCGGGCCCGCAACCCCTCGCCGCACATGTACCTGCTGCCGCATGCGACGGGCACCGTCGTCGGCGCCAGCCCCGAACTGCTGTTCCGGATGTCCGACGACACCCTGACGCTGCGGTCGATCGCCGGTACGGCGCACCGCAGCGGCGATCCGCAGACCGACGAGCGGCGCGTGGCCGAGCTGGTGAAGGACCCCAAGGAGCGGGCCGAGCACCTGATGCTGGTCGACCTGGCGCGGGAGGACCTCGCGGCGGTGACCGGGCCCGGGAACCCGCGGGTGGAGAAGCTGATGACGGTGGAGGCCTTCTCGCACGTCTTCCACATGATCTCGACGGTCAGCGGGAAGCTGCCGCCGGACGCCGACGTGTGGTCGGCGCTGTGTTCGGCCTTCCCGGCGGGGACGGTCACCGGGGTGCCCCGGCCCCGCGCCATGGAGCTGATCGGGACGCTGGAGATCGAACCGCGCGGGCTGTACGCGGGGGCGGTGGGGCTGCTCGACGTCCGGGGCTGGAACGAGCTGGCCCTGTGCATCCGCACGATCGTCCACGACGGCGCGGTGTACTCGACGCAGAGCTCCGCCGGCATCGTCGAGGGCTCCGACCCCGCCGCCGAGTGGAACGAGACGATGGCGAAGATGTCGGCGGCCTACTGGGCGCTGACCGGCAAGGAACTGCTGGCCTGAGCGGGACCGGGACGCCGCGCACCCCGCCGGTGCGGGGCGTGCGGCGTCAGCCCGAGAGCATCAGCACCCCGCGGGGACTCCCGGTGTTCGAGAACTTCCTGGCCGCCTTCGGCGCCGACCCCGCCGACCCCGCCGACCCCGCCGCGGCCGTCTCCGCGTAGCCCGCGGCCAGTTCGGCGGCCGCGCGGCGAAGTCCGGTCCGCGAGTGCGCGCCGTAGCCCAGGACCAGTGCGGGCCGGGACCGGTGCGGTGCGGCGTGGAACTCCCGGCCGCCGCGCAGCCGTACCCCGCGCCGCTGGGCGGCGGCCACCAGCGCCTCCTCGTCGGCGGCCCGGGGCAGCCCCACGTACACGTGCAGGCCGGCGGCCGCGCCCAGCAGCGAGGCCTCCGGCAGATGGCGCTGGAGCGCGTCGGTGAGCGCCTCGCGCCGGCCGCGGTAGCGGGCCCGGGTGGAGCGCAGGTGCCGGTCGAAGGCGCCGCTGGCCATCAGGTCGGCGAAGGCCAGCTGGGTCAGCACGTCGTGGCCGAGGTCCCGGTGGGCGCGGACCCGCTCGAGGTCGGCGAAGAGCGCAGGCGGCGCCACCAGCCAGCCAAGCCGCAGCCCCGGCACGAGCGTCTTGCTCACCGTCCCCGCGTGCACCACCCGGTCGGGGGCCCGGCGCTGGAGGGCCAGCGGGCGGGGCGCGCGGTCGAACCACAGGTCGCCGTCGTGGTCGTCCTCGACGATCCAGCCGTCCACGTCGTGCGCCCACCGCAGCAGTGCCTCCCGGCGCTGTCCGCTGAGCACCGCGCCGGTCGGGAACTGGTGGGTGGGCGTGACGAGGACCGCCCGCGCACCGGACCGGGCGAGCGCCTCGACGTCGATGCCCTCGCGGTCGACGGGGATGGGCAGCGGCCGCATTCCGGCGTCCTTGACGAACCCGCGAAGCCGCTGGTGGCAGGGATCCTCGACGGCCATGTCGGGTGCGCCCCGGTGCGGCAGGACCGAGCAGAGCAGGCCCAGGCCCTGGGCGAAGCCGGAGACCACCATGACCTGTTCGGGGGCCGTGCGCACGCCCCGTACCCGGCCCATGTAACGGGCCAGTTCCTCGCGCAGCGGGGCCGTCCCGGCCAGCGGCGGATAGTCGAGCTGTCCGGGCCGTACGGCGTACAGCGCGCGCTGGTAGGAGGCCAGCCATTCACGGTGCGGGAAGTGCGGGGTGCTGTCGGCTCCGCCGGTGCGCAGGTCGATCCAGGGTGCGGGCGGGGAGACGGGGAGCGCGGGCTCGGGGCGCTGATCGCGGGACGCGGCGCCGGCCGGGGCGAGATGGCGGGCGACCCGGGTGCCGGACCCCCGTACGGCCTCCAGGTACCCCTCGGCGACGAGCTGCCCGTAGGCCTCCACCACCACGCTGCGCGAGACCGAGAGGTCCGCGGCGAGCCGGCGGGTGGAGGGCATGGGCGTGCCCGGATGCAGCACCCCCTGCGCGATCTCACTCCTCACGATGTTCTGCAATTGTGCGGTGAGCGATTCCCCCGCATTCCTGGAAATATTTCTCGAAAAATTCCACATCCCGAGTTCCCCCCTCTGGACAACTGGACCTGGCCAAAACCGGCGACTGGTATGGGCGCCCTTCCGAAATACGCACCAGACTGGCTTCCTCATAACTAGGGAGGTTTTCCGTGGAACGAAAGTGGCCGGAACTGCTGACCGCCTTGGTCACGGGCGAGGACCTGAGTCCGGAGGAGACCGACTGGGCGATGGATCAGGTCATGCGGGGCGATGTCGCTCCCGTCCACATCGCCGGACTGCTGATCGGACTGCGCGCCAAGGGCGAGACCGTCGGCGAAATCGAGGGCTTCACCCGGGCCATGCGCCGGCACGCGGTCCGCATCCGCATCCCCGGACCCACGGTGGACATCGTCGGAACGGGTGGCGACGGCTCGAACAGCGTGAACGTCTCCACCATGTCGGCGGTCGTCGCGGCGGGCGCGGGTGCCAAGGTCGTCAAGCACGGCAACCGCTCCGCCTCCTCCGCCTCGGGCTCCGCCGACGTGCTGCGGGAGCTGGGCATCAGCCTGGACTTGGAGCCGGCGGACGTGGTGGCGCTGGCCGAGGAGGCCGGCATCACCTTCTGCTTCGCACCCCGCTTCCACCCCGCGATGCGGCACGCCTCCGGGCCGCGCCGCGAACTGGGGGTCCGTACGGTCTTCAACGTGCTGGGTCCGCTGACCAACCCGGCCGATGTCACGGCGCACGCCATCGGGGTGGCCGACCCGCGCATGGCCCCGCTCGTGGCAGGGGTGCTCGCGCGCCGCGGGGCCTCGGCCCTGGTGTTCCGGGGCGACGACGGCCTGGACGAACTGTCGGTCTCGACCACCTCCCGGATCTGGTCGGTGGCGGGCGGAGAGGTGCGCGAGGAGCGGTTCGACCCGCGGGAGATCGGGATCGCCCTCGCTCCCGCCGACGCGCTGCGCGGCGGGGACGCCCGGCACAACGCCCAGGTCGCCCGGGACGTGTTCGCCGGGGCGCGCGGGCCCGTACAGGACGCCGTGGTGCTGTCGGCGGCGGCCGGGCTGGCCGCTCTGGAGGCCTCGTCCCGGCCGGTCGCCGAGCGGCTGGCCGCCGGAGTGGAGCGGGCCCGGGCCGCCATCGACACGGGGGCGGCGGCTTCGGTCCTCGGCCGCTGGGTGGCGCTGTCCTCCAAGCTCGCCCCCTCGGAGAGCTGAACCGGCGGGAAGGCGCCGGGACCCGGACGGGCCGTTCGCGTGAGGTACGCGAACGGCCCGCCCTTGTGTCATCTCCGGTCCCCTCCCCGGCGGGCACCGGCGGCGAGGAAGCCGGCGACGGTCGCGCGGGGCGTGCCCCCGGTCACCAACGCCTCGCCGACCAGTACCGCGTCCGCCCCTTCGGCCGCGTACGCGGCGACGTCCTCGGCGTCGCGCACGCCCGACTCCGCGATCCGGACGATGTCGTCGGGGATGGCCGCCGAGAGCTTGCCGAAGGTCCGCCGGTCCACCTCGAGGGTGCGCAGGTCACGGGCGTTGACCCCGATGATCCGTGCGCCGGCGGCGACCGCGCGGGCCACCTCCTGCTCGGTGTGGACCTCGACGAGCGGGGTCAGACCGATGTCCTCGGCCAGCTTGATCAGCGTGACCAGGTCCTCCTGGGACAGCGCCGCCACGATCAGCAGGGCGAGGTCGGCCTGGTGGGCCCGGGCCTCCCACAGCTGGTACTGGCTGACGATGAAGTCCTTGCGCAGGACCGGGATGGAGACCCGGGCGCGGACCGCGTCCAGGTCGTCCAGCGAGCCGCGGAAGCGGCGCTCCTCGGTGAGGACGCTGACCACCGCCGCCCCGCCGGCCTCGTAGGCCGCGGCCAGTTCGGCCGGGTCGGGGATGACCGCGAGCGGGCCCTTGGAGGGGCTGGCCCGTTTGACCTCCGCGATGACCTGGACGCCCTCCGGGCGGCGCAGGGCGGCCACGGCGTCGACGGGCGGGCAGGCCCCGGCGGCCAGGGCCTTCAGGTCGCCGAGCGGCGTGCGGAGCCGGCGCACCGACAGGTCGGCGAGGACGCCCTCGATGATCGCGTCGAGGGCGCTGCCCGCGCTCACCGGGAGCCCTCCCCGCGCAGGACGACGACCGCGTGGTCGTCGGGCGCCATGAAGAAGCCCTGCATCTGCGAGGGCGGCAGGGCCGCCAGGCCCTCCGGGCGCTCCAGGGTGTGGGCGGTCAGGACCCGGGTGAGGATCGCCTTCATCTCGCCGAGCGAGAAGCCGCGGCCGACGCACATCCGGCTGCCGCCGCCGAACGCGCCCCAGGCGTAGGCCTCGTGGGACTCGCCGAGGAACCGCTCGGGGCGGAACTCCAGCGGGTCCTTCCACACCTCCGGCGAGCGCTGGAGCAGGTAGGCGCAGTGCACCAGGATGGTGCCGGCCGGGATGACGTAGCCGTCGAGCTCCAGGTCCTGCTTGAGCAGCCGGACCCCGTTGAGCGGGGTGACCGGGTGCAGGCGCAGCACCTCCTTGAGCACGGCCTCCAGGTACGGGGACTCGGCGAGCGAGTCGCGGGTGATCTCGCGTCCGTCCTGGTGGATCTCACGCAGTTCGGCCGTGAGGAGCTCGCGCACCCGGTCGTCGTCCAGCAGCCGCAGGAAGGCCCAGGACAGGGTGTTCGCCGTGGTGGAGAAGCCCGTGTAGAGGAGGCTGAACACCTCGTCGCGCACTGTGTCGTGGGTGAGTTCCTCGTCCTTGTCCTGTCCCAGGCGCAGCAGGGTGGTGAGGAAGTCGTCCTTGCCGCGCCGGTCCGCCCTCTCGATGTAGCCGTCGATGCGCCGGGCGATGAAGGCGCGCAGCGAGGCGTCCGCGTCGATGATCTCGGCGCGGGTGTACTTGGCGTTCTCCGTGCGCAGCAGCATGGCCCGGAGCTCGTCCTGCTCCCCGGGGGACATGTTGCCGCAGACCACGTCGGTGATGACCTGGGAGGTCAGGTTCTGGAGCTCGTCGTAGAGGGGGAACGGGGTGTCCCGGGGCCACTCCCCGATGACGCGGTCCAGGGTGCCCAGGACCAGCGGCGAGTAGTCCTGGCTGCCGCCGAAGGCGGGGTGCAGGCGCCCGCGGCGGCACCGGTGGGACGCTCCGTCGATGTAGCCGACGGAGGATTCGTCGGTGCCGAAGAACAGCTTGTTGGCCTGGGCGCCGCTGGCGACCGCCTCGGGGGCCTCGTACATGGCCTTGACCTGGTGCGGGCGGGTGAGGAACGCCCACTGGCCGTTGGCCGGGATGTGTTCGAGCCCCTCGTTGCCGAGGTTGCCGAGCGGCAGCTGGAACAGCGTGCCGTGGGCCTGCTCCAGTTCCAGCAGATTGCCGAACGGGTCCGCGTTGAAACGGGCGACGATCTCCTCGGGGGTGCCGGAGGGCGAGGGCGGCGGGCCGCCCGTGCCCTGGTGTGCGGATGTCGGATGGTCGGTGACCGACATGTCAGATCTCCTCGGGTGCGCGGAGCCGGCCGGCGGCCCACGCGATGTCCTTGAGCAGCTGGTCCACGACGGCCCTGCCGGTCCGGGGGTGCAGGATGCAGACCCGGACGACCATGCCGTGCCGGGGCAGTTCGGTCGTCGTCAGATAGACGTTGCCGTGGGAGCACACGAGCTCGCACAGCTTGGCGTTGAGCCGGTCCAGTTCGCCTTGGC is a window from the Streptomyces sp. NBC_01244 genome containing:
- a CDS encoding anthranilate synthase component I family protein, producing the protein MPTVNVRIRTTALPASHAPLDLYTRLGSQLGTDQVFLFEHPVGSEPGRMAALVGWGRLLQLRVYANRVEIDGLASLTALARAAAAAAGLREDDVGGAWRGPSPSFWELLRATQRLFELEGESPCDGFSFGFVTVIGYGAAGHMERLRADTDPAKADITLTLFRTTAHYAAAGEPPVLVHAAADGWPAAPEVDLSPLVGADEPVPAPEVYEVRDSMEREDFLHRVRRCLAHIADGEVDQIQVGHRIDVRSSLSPVDVYRRLRARNPSPHMYLLPHATGTVVGASPELLFRMSDDTLTLRSIAGTAHRSGDPQTDERRVAELVKDPKERAEHLMLVDLAREDLAAVTGPGNPRVEKLMTVEAFSHVFHMISTVSGKLPPDADVWSALCSAFPAGTVTGVPRPRAMELIGTLEIEPRGLYAGAVGLLDVRGWNELALCIRTIVHDGAVYSTQSSAGIVEGSDPAAEWNETMAKMSAAYWALTGKELLA
- the pdxR gene encoding MocR-like pyridoxine biosynthesis transcription factor PdxR — protein: MWNFSRNISRNAGESLTAQLQNIVRSEIAQGVLHPGTPMPSTRRLAADLSVSRSVVVEAYGQLVAEGYLEAVRGSGTRVARHLAPAGAASRDQRPEPALPVSPPAPWIDLRTGGADSTPHFPHREWLASYQRALYAVRPGQLDYPPLAGTAPLREELARYMGRVRGVRTAPEQVMVVSGFAQGLGLLCSVLPHRGAPDMAVEDPCHQRLRGFVKDAGMRPLPIPVDREGIDVEALARSGARAVLVTPTHQFPTGAVLSGQRREALLRWAHDVDGWIVEDDHDGDLWFDRAPRPLALQRRAPDRVVHAGTVSKTLVPGLRLGWLVAPPALFADLERVRAHRDLGHDVLTQLAFADLMASGAFDRHLRSTRARYRGRREALTDALQRHLPEASLLGAAAGLHVYVGLPRAADEEALVAAAQRRGVRLRGGREFHAAPHRSRPALVLGYGAHSRTGLRRAAAELAAGYAETAAAGSAGSAGSAPKAARKFSNTGSPRGVLMLSG
- the trpD gene encoding anthranilate phosphoribosyltransferase → MERKWPELLTALVTGEDLSPEETDWAMDQVMRGDVAPVHIAGLLIGLRAKGETVGEIEGFTRAMRRHAVRIRIPGPTVDIVGTGGDGSNSVNVSTMSAVVAAGAGAKVVKHGNRSASSASGSADVLRELGISLDLEPADVVALAEEAGITFCFAPRFHPAMRHASGPRRELGVRTVFNVLGPLTNPADVTAHAIGVADPRMAPLVAGVLARRGASALVFRGDDGLDELSVSTTSRIWSVAGGEVREERFDPREIGIALAPADALRGGDARHNAQVARDVFAGARGPVQDAVVLSAAAGLAALEASSRPVAERLAAGVERARAAIDTGAAASVLGRWVALSSKLAPSES
- the trpC gene encoding indole-3-glycerol phosphate synthase TrpC, whose product is MSAGSALDAIIEGVLADLSVRRLRTPLGDLKALAAGACPPVDAVAALRRPEGVQVIAEVKRASPSKGPLAVIPDPAELAAAYEAGGAAVVSVLTEERRFRGSLDDLDAVRARVSIPVLRKDFIVSQYQLWEARAHQADLALLIVAALSQEDLVTLIKLAEDIGLTPLVEVHTEQEVARAVAAGARIIGVNARDLRTLEVDRRTFGKLSAAIPDDIVRIAESGVRDAEDVAAYAAEGADAVLVGEALVTGGTPRATVAGFLAAGARRGGDRR
- a CDS encoding cytochrome P450; protein product: MSVTDHPTSAHQGTGGPPPSPSGTPEEIVARFNADPFGNLLELEQAHGTLFQLPLGNLGNEGLEHIPANGQWAFLTRPHQVKAMYEAPEAVASGAQANKLFFGTDESSVGYIDGASHRCRRGRLHPAFGGSQDYSPLVLGTLDRVIGEWPRDTPFPLYDELQNLTSQVITDVVCGNMSPGEQDELRAMLLRTENAKYTRAEIIDADASLRAFIARRIDGYIERADRRGKDDFLTTLLRLGQDKDEELTHDTVRDEVFSLLYTGFSTTANTLSWAFLRLLDDDRVRELLTAELREIHQDGREITRDSLAESPYLEAVLKEVLRLHPVTPLNGVRLLKQDLELDGYVIPAGTILVHCAYLLQRSPEVWKDPLEFRPERFLGESHEAYAWGAFGGGSRMCVGRGFSLGEMKAILTRVLTAHTLERPEGLAALPPSQMQGFFMAPDDHAVVVLRGEGSR